The Sinomonas sp. P10A9 genome contains the following window.
TCACGCATGTGGCCGACTGGCGGCTTGAGCGGCTGCGGGACGAGGTGGAGAGGGCCTCGGCCGTCGGCGGCGCGACGTCCTGACTGGACGCCCTCGAAAGGATGTGGCCGCCCTGCTCTCCAGGGCGGCCACGCCTGCCTGTGCCTGCGGCCACGCCTGAACCCAACGGCCACGGCCTCAGGGGGAGACGTGAGGCCCGCGCCGGAAGCACGAGACCCCCCTCCTGCCGCCGACGTCGGGCCGTGTCGCGCCACACGGGGTGACCTCGGCGCCACACGGGGTGACCTCGGCGCCACACGGGGCGACCTCGACGCCACACGGGGCGACCTCGACGCCACACGGGGTGACCTCGGCGCCACACGGGGTGACCTCGACGAAGGGTCAGGCGCGGTTGAGTTCTGCCGAGATGTTGGCCGCGGCCTCGCGCAGGAGCGGGACTGCTCGTTCGCCGAAGGCCTCGTCGACGCGCGAGACGGGCCCCGAGACCGAGATTGCCGTGGGCGTCGGGGCGCCCGGCACGGCCATGGAGAAGCAGCGCACGCCGATCTCCTGCTCCTGCTCGTCGATCGCGTAGCCGCGCGCGCGGATCTTGTCGAGGTCGGACAGGAGCGAATCAATGTCGCCGATGCTGTAGGGGGTCGGAGTCGGCATGCCCTGGCGTGCCACGATCGAGCGGACCTGCTCGTCCTCGAGCTGGGCCAGGATCGCCTTGCCGACGCCGGTGTCGTGGGTGTGGGCGCGCCGCCCCACCTCGGTGAACATCCGCATCGCGTGGGGCGAGGGAACCTGGGCCACGTAGATGACCATGTCCGAGTCCAGGACCGCCATGTTGGACGTCTCCCCGAGCCGATCGACGAGCATCGTGAGCTGCGGCCGCGCTACCGCCCCGAGCTGCTTGTTCGCACCTTCGCCCAGACGGATGAGGCGGGGTCCCAGAGCGTAGCGGCGGTTCGGCAGCTGGCGCACGTAGCCGAGCGTGACGAGCGTCCGCAGGAGCCGGTGGATCGTGGGCAGCGGCAGTTCCGTCGAGGACGAGAGCTCGCTCAGAGTGACGTCACCGCCCGCGTCGGTGATGAGCTCGAGGAGCTCGAACACCCGCTCGACGGACTGGACGCCGCCCGATGACTTCTCTGCCATGTTCCCTCCTGAGGGGTTCCGCCGAGGCCGTACTTCGGCAAAAATTATCCGCATCCCGGAAACTAGCGGCATCCTCACGATACCGCAGCATGGGCGTCGCCGATAGACTCTCCCCGGCGGTTGTTTTTCCAAGATACAGAGAATAATATCCGTAGTACGGAAACTTGATCGAGGCGGACGCCTCCCGACCCAAGGACGATTCAATGGCGAGTCCCAGCCCAGGCAACTCCATCACCCTCCGCGTCGGAGCCCCGAGCCGCATCAGCATCACGAGCGAGCTCGCGGCCGCGGTGTCTGCCGCCGGCGCCCCCGTCACGGCGCTGGATGTGAGCGAGTCGCACCACGACGAGCTCGTCGTCGACATCACGTGCAACACGACGTCCGAGCAGCACGCCGAGGAGGTGGCTGCCGCCCTCGAAGCACTCGAGGGCGTGACCGTCCGCAAGGTCTCCGACCGCACCTTCCTCATGCACCTGGGCGGAAAGCTCGAAGTCGTCCCGAAGGTTCCCCTGCGCAACCGGGACGACCTCTCGCGCGCCTACACCCCCGGCGTCGCCCGCGTATGCCTCGCGATCGCCGCGAATCCCGAAGATGCCCGCCGCCTCACGGTCAAGCGCAACACCGTCGCCGTGGTCACCGACGGCACGGCGGTGCTCGGCCTCGGCGACATCGGGCCGGCCGCGGCGCTGCCCGTCATGGAAGGCAAGGCCGCGCTGTTCAAGCAGTTCGCCAACGTCGACGCGTGGCCGGTCTGCCTCGACACCAAGGACACCGAGGAGATCATCAGGATCGTCAAGGCGATCGCACCGGTCTACGGCGGGGTCAACCTCGAGGACATCGCGGCGCCGCGCTGCTTCGAGATCGAGGCCCGCCTGCGCGAGGAACTCGACATCCCGGTCTTCCATGACGACCAGCACGGCACGGCCATCGTGACCCTCGCCGCCCTCGTGAACGCGCTCAAGCTCGTGGGCAAGAAGATCGAGGACGTGCGCATCGTCGTCTCCGGCGTCGGCGCCGCGGGCAACGCGATCATCCAGCTCCTGCAGGCCCAGGGCGCGACAAACATCATCGCGTGCGACCGCAGGGGTGCGATTCACCGGGGCCAGGAGCTCACGGACGCACACCGCATCTGGATCGCGGAGAACACGAACCCCGAGGGGTTCTCCGGCACGCTCGTCGAGGCACTGAAGGGCTCGGACGTGTTCATCGGCGTCTCGGCCCCGAATCTCTTCGGGCCCGACGCGGTGGCCACGATGGCCGAGGACTCGATCGTCTTCGCCATGGCGAACCCCGATCCGGAGACGGACCCCGTCGCCGCCGCGGACCACGCCGCAGTCGTCGCCACGGGGCGAAGTGACTTCCCGAACCAGATCAACAACGTCCTCGCGTTCCCCGGGGTCTTCCGTGGCCTGCTCGACGCTGGCGTGGCTGACATCACGCCTGCGATGCTGGTGGCCGCAGCCCGGGCCATCGCCTCCCGCGTCTCCGACGAGGAGCTCAATGCGAGCTTCATCGTCCCGAGCGTCTTCGACCCGCACGTCGCCCAGGACGTGGCCGCGGCGATCGTGGCCGCGGCCAACGCCTAGACCCGACAGAGTGACACCAGGCCCAGGGAGACCTCGGGCGTCCTGGAGAAGAAGGAGAGTGAGCACCATGGCCATCACTGTGACCGACAAAGCGCCCATCGGGCGCGCCGACGAGATCCTCACCGACGAGGCGCTCGCCTTCGTCGAGGCCCTCCACGAGCGCTTCGCAGCGGAGCGCAACGCCCGGCTCGCGGCCCGCAAGGCCCGCCGCGACGAGGCGGCAAGCACGGGCAGGCTCGACTTCCTTCCCGAGACTGCGGACATCCGCGCGGGCGACTGGAAGGTCGCCGAGGCCCCGGAGCCCCTCCTCGACCGCCGCGTGGAGATGACGGGCCCCGCGAGCCCGGCCAAGATGGCCATCAATGCCCTCAACTCGGGCGCCAAGGTGTGGCTCGCCGACATGGAGGACGCCTCGAGCCCGCACTGGGCCAACGTGGTCGACTCCGTGCTCAACCTGCGCGACGCCGCGAAGGGCACGCTCTCGTACACCTCGCCCGAGGGCAAGGAGTACACGCTGCGCACGGACGCGCCGCTCGCCGTCGTGGTCACCCGCCCACGCGGCTGGCACATGGAGGAGCGCCACGTGACGGTCGACGGCGCGCCCGCCGTAGGCGCGCTCGTGGACTTCGGGCTGCACTTCTTCCACGTGGCCAAGCCCCTCATCGAGTCCGGCCGCGGCCCGTACTACTACCTCCCGAAGATGGAGAACCACCTCGAGGCGCGCCTCTGGAACGAGGTCTTCGTGTTCGCCCAGGACTACCTCGGCATCCCCCAGGGGTCCGTGCGTGCCACGGTGCTCATCGAGACGATCCCCGCCGCATTCGAGATGGACGAGATCCTCTACGAGCTCCGCGACCACGCCTCGGGCCTCAACGCCGGCCGCTGGGACTACCTCTTCAGCATCATCAAGTTCTTCCGCGATGCGGGCGAGAAGTTCACCCTCCCCGACCGTGCCTCAGTAGCCATGACGGCTCCGTTCATGCGCGCCTACACCGAGCTCCTCGTCAAGACGTGCCACCACCGCGGAGCATTCGCGATGGGCGGCATGGCCGCGTTCATCCCGAACCGCAAGGAGCCCGAGATCACGGCCGCCGCGATCGAGAAGATCCGCGCCGACAAGACCCGCGAGGCCACGGACGGCTTCGACGGCTCGTGGGTGGCTCACCCGGACCTCGTGGCGACGTGCCGGGAGGTCTTCGACGCAGTCCTCGGCACCAGGCCGAACCAGGTGGACCGCCAGCGCCCCGAGGTCACCGTGACGGCGGACCAGCTCCTGGACATCTCCTCCGCCGAGGGTCAGGCCACCGAGTCCGGCCTGCACCTCAACCTCTACGTCGCCGTCGCGTACACGGCCGTGTGGCTCTCGGGCAACGGTGCCGTCGCGATCCACAACCTCATGGAGGATGCCGCGACCGCGGAAATCTCGCGCTCCCAGGTGTGGCAGCAGATCAACAACCGGGTGGTCCTCACCGACACGGGCAACACCGTGACGCGCGAGCTCGTCGGGCAGATCCTCTCCGAAGAGACCGAGCGTCTGCGCGGCGAGGTCGACCCGACGGCGTTCTCGACGTTCTACGAGCCGGCGAGCCGCCTCATCGCGGACATCGTGCTCTCCGAGGACTACACGGACTTCCTCACCACCCCGGCCTACGAGCTGGTGGGCTGATGAGCGCGCCCCACGCGGAAATGGGTCCGCCGGCCAGCGTGTTCGGCGACGCCGACCTCGCCCGCATCGATGCCAGCCTCGCCGACACCGACCGGCTCCTCGCCGACGGGTACCCCGGCGATGCGGGGACACGCCAGCCCATCCACACGGTCTACGTGCCCGCGGACCGCTTCAGCCCGCAGCTCGCTGCGGACTGGGGCTCCGCGGCGCTCGCTGCCGCGGACGAAGCCGGCGGCATCGAGGCGCTGGCCCGCCGCGTGGGACTCGCCCCCGACCTTGCGGCGCAGGTCGCCCCACGCGTCGAGGCGAAACTGCGGCTCGAACCGATCGAGGACCTTCGCATCGACTTCGAGGACGGCTACCTCGCCCCGGGCAAGGCGGCCAGGTCAGGGGGTGACCCTGACGCCGTCGAGGACGCCGAGGCGGTCCTCGCCGCTGACCGGGTCCTCGCCGCCGCTGACGCCGGGAGCACGACGCCGTTCATCGGCATCCGCTTCAAGTGCTTCGAGGAGCCCACGCGTCGCCGTGGCCTCCGCACGCTCGAGCTCTTCGTGTCCCGGCTCGTCCAACGGCTCGGCCCAGCAGGCCTCCCGAAGGGCCTCATCCTCACGCTGCCCAAGGTCACCACGGTCGATCAGGTCAAGGCGATGGTGTTCGCCGTCGAACGCCTCGAATCCTCCTTGGGGCTGGCCCCGGGCCGTCTCGGCTTCGAGGTCCAGGTCGAGACGCCGCAGATCATCATCGGTCCCGACGGAACCCACCCCGTGGCCCAGCTCCCCCACATCGCGGACCAGCGCATCACCGCCCTGCACTACGGTACGTACGACTACTCGGCCTCGCTGCAGATCGCCGCGGCGTACCAGTCGATGGAACACCCCGCGGCAGACTTCGCCAAGGAAGTCATGCAGCTGGCCGTGGCCGGGACGGGCATCCGCCTCTCGGACGGCTCCACCAATGTGGTCCCGCTCGGCGACGCCGCCCAGCGCGAGGCTGCATGGGAGCTGCATGCCCGGCTCGTGCGCCGCTCCCTCGAGCGCGGTTACTACCAGGGCTGGGACCTGCACGCGCACCAGCTGCCCACCCGGTACATCGCCACGTACGCGTTCTACCGCGAGGGCCTCGGGGCCGCGACGACGCGCCTGCGCAACTACGTGGACCAGACCGTGGGCGCCGTCCTCGACGAGCCGGCCACGGCCCGCGCACTCGCCGCCTTCGTGCTGCGCGGCGTCCAATGCGGTGCGGTCGGTGCGGATGAGGTCCTCGCCTCAACCGGGCTCGGTGAGCCCGAGCTCACCCGCCTCGCCCACCCGCGCCTCGCGCACAGCACCCCGAACTGATCTAGGAGTCCCCCCATGGACAAGTACTACTAC
Protein-coding sequences here:
- a CDS encoding IclR family transcriptional regulator, translating into MAEKSSGGVQSVERVFELLELITDAGGDVTLSELSSSTELPLPTIHRLLRTLVTLGYVRQLPNRRYALGPRLIRLGEGANKQLGAVARPQLTMLVDRLGETSNMAVLDSDMVIYVAQVPSPHAMRMFTEVGRRAHTHDTGVGKAILAQLEDEQVRSIVARQGMPTPTPYSIGDIDSLLSDLDKIRARGYAIDEQEQEIGVRCFSMAVPGAPTPTAISVSGPVSRVDEAFGERAVPLLREAAANISAELNRA
- a CDS encoding NAD(P)-dependent malic enzyme, coding for MASPSPGNSITLRVGAPSRISITSELAAAVSAAGAPVTALDVSESHHDELVVDITCNTTSEQHAEEVAAALEALEGVTVRKVSDRTFLMHLGGKLEVVPKVPLRNRDDLSRAYTPGVARVCLAIAANPEDARRLTVKRNTVAVVTDGTAVLGLGDIGPAAALPVMEGKAALFKQFANVDAWPVCLDTKDTEEIIRIVKAIAPVYGGVNLEDIAAPRCFEIEARLREELDIPVFHDDQHGTAIVTLAALVNALKLVGKKIEDVRIVVSGVGAAGNAIIQLLQAQGATNIIACDRRGAIHRGQELTDAHRIWIAENTNPEGFSGTLVEALKGSDVFIGVSAPNLFGPDAVATMAEDSIVFAMANPDPETDPVAAADHAAVVATGRSDFPNQINNVLAFPGVFRGLLDAGVADITPAMLVAAARAIASRVSDEELNASFIVPSVFDPHVAQDVAAAIVAAANA
- the aceB gene encoding malate synthase A; the protein is MAITVTDKAPIGRADEILTDEALAFVEALHERFAAERNARLAARKARRDEAASTGRLDFLPETADIRAGDWKVAEAPEPLLDRRVEMTGPASPAKMAINALNSGAKVWLADMEDASSPHWANVVDSVLNLRDAAKGTLSYTSPEGKEYTLRTDAPLAVVVTRPRGWHMEERHVTVDGAPAVGALVDFGLHFFHVAKPLIESGRGPYYYLPKMENHLEARLWNEVFVFAQDYLGIPQGSVRATVLIETIPAAFEMDEILYELRDHASGLNAGRWDYLFSIIKFFRDAGEKFTLPDRASVAMTAPFMRAYTELLVKTCHHRGAFAMGGMAAFIPNRKEPEITAAAIEKIRADKTREATDGFDGSWVAHPDLVATCREVFDAVLGTRPNQVDRQRPEVTVTADQLLDISSAEGQATESGLHLNLYVAVAYTAVWLSGNGAVAIHNLMEDAATAEISRSQVWQQINNRVVLTDTGNTVTRELVGQILSEETERLRGEVDPTAFSTFYEPASRLIADIVLSEDYTDFLTTPAYELVG
- a CDS encoding DUF6986 family protein, with the protein product MGPPASVFGDADLARIDASLADTDRLLADGYPGDAGTRQPIHTVYVPADRFSPQLAADWGSAALAAADEAGGIEALARRVGLAPDLAAQVAPRVEAKLRLEPIEDLRIDFEDGYLAPGKAARSGGDPDAVEDAEAVLAADRVLAAADAGSTTPFIGIRFKCFEEPTRRRGLRTLELFVSRLVQRLGPAGLPKGLILTLPKVTTVDQVKAMVFAVERLESSLGLAPGRLGFEVQVETPQIIIGPDGTHPVAQLPHIADQRITALHYGTYDYSASLQIAAAYQSMEHPAADFAKEVMQLAVAGTGIRLSDGSTNVVPLGDAAQREAAWELHARLVRRSLERGYYQGWDLHAHQLPTRYIATYAFYREGLGAATTRLRNYVDQTVGAVLDEPATARALAAFVLRGVQCGAVGADEVLASTGLGEPELTRLAHPRLAHSTPN